A portion of the Myripristis murdjan chromosome 13, fMyrMur1.1, whole genome shotgun sequence genome contains these proteins:
- the eif4g1b gene encoding eukaryotic translation initiation factor 4 gamma 1 isoform X8 — MNKAPQPITGPPSAPHPAPSPGLSQPSFPPGQPPSVVFATPPPPQMNPTPQPRQFAPGPRPIHQQGGFRSLQPYYANRPSLPPSSGPRGVPPSSAPRPVAPTHVYQAGPGSQMMMISQQQLPFPSSPQGPAYFIPGQYRSATYVATPQQYPVPTGTPGFYPGTSPAEYAGAYYPAQPQFTPSVQAAPVIMNPAPQQQQPPPQPPQHIPTKRERKQIRIRDPNQGGRDITEEIMSGGRSGSTPTPPQSAISGSESTAVAQANGENVTAAAIPAPVKPDDRGKPTPPPLSKTPELTKSEAIHTEASSSDTNTKPLPPSLPVDAPVIPGDTALNTIPTPPPSAPVADEMDAPPPREPTPTPPSAPEVPAYPAPIPDPVPTSAAQDKTDKKDTEVKEEEAVKEVESKPEVVTASLDTSLPSSSTTNGLVEVESASLSVTLPPTQLEAPLESPIAQPEELRLPNGLPLPAPQDPEVPAVSTAERDDSPIAEPDVVQQLVTPTHAPIPQTMPAPAVQTTSAPAIQTAPAPVVQTTPTKPSVLETVPTVALDVKAETSVPLPVAKGDMPAPMETAAVAATVPETAPTPPPPTAEEREDTPPPPATTPTPGETTMQAAVSVPKKKRKMKELNKKEAVGDLLDAFKEEQVVEASPEPEPAPAPETQAPAAAPPAQEEADLTWEDKEDKLDAENIQPEPPKTAATDKKYQYKEEQWKPINPEEKKKYDREFLLGFQFISASMNKPEGLPAISDVVLDKANKTPLRQLDPSRLPGINCGPDFTPSFANLGRPSMGGGGRGPAPGMGIGVGGPRRPQQGQRKEPRKIITSMSLNDDVQLNKAEKAWKPSVKKVTRSRGGEEVEESEPEQVKTQELFKRVRSILNKLTPQMFQQLMKQVTELTIDTEERLKGVIDLIFEKAISEPNFSVAYANMCRCLMGLKVPTTDKPGITVNFRKLLLNRCQKEFEKDKDDDEIFEKKQKELDAASGEEEKQRLLEELEEAKDKARRRSLGNIKFIGELFKLKMLTEVIMHDCIVKLLKNHDEESLECLCRLLSTIGKDLDFEKAKPRMDQYFNQMEKIIKERKTSSRIRFMLQDVLDLRRNNWVPRRGDQGPKTIDQIHKEAELEEHREQMKVQQALISKKESGGGPGGRMGGGGPGGRGGPHTPGRSNLPQDEGWNTVPISTKNRPIDTSRLSKITKTPVLDFNNQLLAPGGKGTWGSWGKGSSGGTSAKPADSGSDSGGRPATSTLNRFSALQQPPSSSGSSLDSDRRVPQRNSSSRDRGDRFDRSDRGSDRFDRRDDRRDDRDRNRLLVTKRSFSRENEERSREREHRGPADPVRRVASMTDERDRGSRDRARSKENVKRETAPTPPPPQTPTKPALTEEELDKKSTAIIEEYLHINDMKEALQCVQEMNSTQLLFVFVRQGLESTLERSTIAREHMGLLLHQLIKTGTLPTQQYYKGLQEILEVAEDMAIDIPHIWLYLAELITPMLHEGGIPMGQLFSEISKPLIPLGKAGVLLVHILTLLCKGMSHKKAGTMWREAGLSWKDFLPEDVDVNKFVTEKNVEFTLGNESEKSKKKELSSAELTKQLDRLIQDKADNQRIFDWIEANLDEQQTNSNMFVRALMTCICQSAIICENPYKVDSEQINQRAKLLQKYLKDEQKELQALYALQALMVEMEQPANLLRMFFDTLYDEDVIKEEAFYKWESSKDPAEQQGKGVALKSVTAFFTWLREAEDESDNS; from the exons CGGGGGCCTACTACCCAGCCCAGCCCCAGTTCACCCCCTCGGTGCAGGCAGCACCCGTTATCATGAACCCCGCTCCCCAGCAGCAACAGCCACCACCTCAGCCGCCCCAGCACATCCCCACCAAACGAGAACGCAAACAG ATCAGAATACGAGACCCTAACCAGGGAGGCCGAGACATTACAGAAGAGATTATGTCAGGGGGCCGCAGTGGCTCCACCCCAACTCCACCACAG TCAGCCATATCTGGATCAGAAAGTACAGCAGTGGCCCAGGCCAACGGTGAGAACGTGACAGCTGCTGCTATACCAGCACCTGTTAAACCAG ATGACAGAGGGAAGCCCACACCACCTCCTCTGTCAAAGACCCCTGAACTTACCAAGAGTGAGGCCATCCATACAGAGGCTTCTTCCTCTGACACAAACACTAAACCCCTTCCTCCCTCGCTCCCGGTGGACGCACCCGTCATCCCAGGTGACACCGCTCTCAACACTatccccacacccccacccagCGCTCCCGTTGCTGACGAGATGGACGCACCCCCACCCAGGGAACCCACTCCAACACCCCCATCGGCGCCTGAGGTGCCAGCCTACCCAGCACCCATTCCTGACCCTGTCCCCACCTCTGCTGCTcaagacaaaacagacaagaaGGACACggaggtgaaagaggaggaggcagtcAAAGAGGTGGAATCTAAACCAGAGGTTGTTACTGCCTCTTTGGACACATCGCTGCCTTCTTCCTCCACCACTAACGGATTGGTGGAGGTAGAGTCAGCAAGCCTGTCTGTCACGTTGCCACCCACTCAGCTGGAGGCTCCTCTGGAGTCTCCCATCGCTCAGCCTGAGGAGCTGCGCCTCCCTAATGGCCTGCCGCTGCCGGCCCCGCAAGACCCTGAGGTGCCCGCCGTCAGCACAGCCGAGCGCGACGACAGCCCCATTGCCGAGCCCGATGTCGTCCAGCAACTTGTCACGCCAACCCATGCACCCATTCCTCAGACAATGCCCGCACCCGCTGTCCAGACGACTTCTGCACCCGCCATCCAGACGGCACCCGCACCTGTCGTCCAGACAACACCCACTAAGCCCTCAGTCCTAGAGACAGTTCCTACAGTCGCCTTGGACGTCAAGGCAGAAACCTCAGTGCCGCTGCCTGTTGCCAAGGGGGACATGCCTGCTCCCATGGAGACGGCAGCCGTGGCCGCCACTGTCCCAGAAACGGcgcccacccctccccctccaacagcagaggagagggaagacacCCCCCCTCCGCCTGCAACAACTCCCACCCCCGGGGAAACTACTATGCAAG ctgctgtgtctgtgccaaagaaaaagaggaaaatgaaggaGCTGAACAAGAAGGAGGCAGTGGGAGACCTCCTGGATGCCTTTAaagag GAGCAGGTGGTGGAAGCCTCACCAGAGCCTGAGCCTGCCCCAGCACCGGAAACCCAGGCCCCTGCCGCTGCCCCTCCTGCCCAAGAGGAGGCAGACCTGACCTgggaggacaaggaggacaAACTGGATGCTGAGAACATCCAGCCTGAGCCTCCCAAGACAGCTGCCACTGACAAGAAGTACCAGTACAAAGAGG AACAATGGAAGCCCATCAacccagaggagaagaagaaatacGACAGGGAGTTTCTGCTGGGCTTCCAGTTCATCTCTGCCAGCATGAACAAGCCTGAGGGTCTGCCAGCCATCAGTGATGTCGTCCTAGACAAG GCTAATAAGACCCCTTTGCGTCAACTGGACCCCAGTCGTCTACCAGGGATCAACTGTGGCCCTGACTTCACACCCTCCTTTGCCAACCTTGGCAGGCCCAGTATGGGAGGAGGTGGTAGAGGACCA GCTCCAGGTATGGGCATAGGCGTTGGTGGGCCACGTCGACCCCAACAGGGCCAGAGGAAAGAGCCCAGGAAGATCATCACCAGCATGTCGCTTAATGACGACGTGCAGCTTAACAAGGCTGAGAAGGCCTGGAAACCCTCGGTGAAGAAAGTGACCCGCAGCCGTGGAGGGGAGGAGGTTGAAGAGAGCGAACCAGAACAGGTCAAGACCCAGGAGCTGTTCAAGCGGGTTCGCAGCATCCTGAACAAACTGACACCTCAGATGTTCCAACAGCTGATGAAGCAGGTGACAGAGCTGACCATagacacagaggagaggttGAAAGGAGTCATAGACCTCATCTTCGAGAAGGCCATCTCAGAGCCAAACTTCTCGGTGGCCTACGCCAACATGTGCCGCTGCCTTATGGGG CTGAAAGTCCCCACCACAGATAAGCCGGGAATCACTGTGAATTTCCGCAAGCTGCTACTCAACCGCTGCCAGAAGGAGTTTGAGAAggacaaagatgatgatgagatttttgagaagaagcagaaagagCTGGATGCTGCCTCAGGG gaggaagagaaacagcGCCTCTTAGAAGAGCTAGAGGAGGCAAAGGACAAGGCCAGGAGGCGCTCGCTGGGCAACATCAAGTTCATTGGTGAGCTGTTCAAGCTAAAGATGCTGACAGAGGTCATCATGCACGACTGCATTGTTAAGCTGCTCAAGAACCACGACGAGGAGTCCCTGGAGTGCCTGTGTAGACTGCTGTCCACCATCGGCAAAGACCTGGACTTCGAGAAGGCCAAG CCTCGCATGGACCAGTACTTCAACCAGATGGAGAAGATCATCAAGGAGAGGAAGACCTCCTCCAGGATTCGCTTCATGCTGCAGGATGTGCTGGACCTCCGACGG AATAACTGGGTGCCCAGGCGAGGTGACCAGGGCCCCAAAACCATCGACCAGATCCACAAAGAGGCTGAGCTGGAGGAGCACAGGGAGCAGATGAAGGTCCAGCAGGCGCTTATCTCAAAGAAGGAGTCAGGTGGAGGCCCAGGGGGCAGGATGGGCGGAGGCGGTCCCGGAGGCCGCGGAGGTCCTCACACCCCAGGCCGCAGTAACCTTCCCCAGGACGAGGGCTGGAACACAGTGCCCATCTCCACCAAGAACCGACCCATCGACACCTCCCGCCTCAGCAAGATCACCAAG ACCCCAGTTCTTGACTTCAACAACCAGCTGCTTGCCCCCGGGGGTAAAGGCACCTGGGGCAGCTGGGGTAAGGGCAGCAGCGGCGGCACCAGTGCCAAGCCTGCAGATTCTG gctcAGATTCAGGCGGCCGTCCAGCCACTAGCACTCTGAACAGGTTCTCAGCCCTGCAgcagcctccctcctcctcaggctCCTCTCTGGACTCAGACAGACGAGTGCCACAAAG GAACAGCTCGAGTCGAGATCGCGGTGACCGGTTTGACCGCTCCGACCGAGGCAGCGACCGATTCGACCGACGGGATGACCGACGGGATGATCGTGACCGAAACCGGCTGTTGGTCACCAAGCGCAGTTTTAGCAGGGAGAATGAGGAGCGGAGTCGGGAAAGAGAACACCGCGGGCCGGCCGACCCTGTCCGTCGAGTAGCCAGCATGACCGACGAGAGGGATCGGGGCAGCAGAGACCGAGCCAGGAGCAAAGAGAATG tgAAGCGGGAGACTGctcccacccctccacctccccagaCGCCCACCAAGCCTGCCttgacagaggaggagctggacaaGAAATCCACAGCCATCATTGAGGAATACCTCCATATCAACGACATGAAG GAGGCGCTGCAGTGCGTGCAGGAGATGAACAGCACCCagctactgtttgtgtttgtgcggcAAGGTCTGGAGTCAACACTGGAGCGCAGCACCATCGCCAGGGAGCACATGGGcctgctgctgcaccagctgaTCAAGACTGGCACCCTGCCAACTCAGCAGTACTACAAAGG GCTTCAGGAGATCCTGGAGGTGGCTGAGGACATGGCCATAGACATCCCTCACATCTGGCTCTACCTGGCTGAGCTCATCACCCCCATGCTCCATGAGGGAGGCATCCCCATGGGACAGCTCTTCAG TGAGATCTCAAAGCCTTTGATCCCTCTGGGCAAAGCTGGAGTCCTGCTGGTCCACATCCTCACCCTACTCTGCAAAGGAATG AGCCATAAAAAGGCCGGCACCATGTGGAGGGAGGCAGGCCTCAGCTGGAAGGACTTCCTCCCAGAGGACGTGGATGTCAACAAGTTTGTGACAGAAAAG AATGTGGAGTTCACCCTGGGCAACGAATCAGAGAAGAGCaagaagaaggagctgagctcTGCAGAGCTGACCAAGCAGCTGGACAGACTGATCCAGGACAAGGCCGACAACCAGAGGATCTTTGACTGGATCGAG GCCAACCTGGACGAGCAGCAGACGAACTCCAACATGTTTGTCAGAGCGCTGATGACCTGCATCTGCCAGTCAGCCATCATCT GTGAGAACCCGTACAAGGTGGACAGTGAGCAGATCAACCAGAGGGCCAAGCTGCTGCAGAAATACCTGAAGGACGAGCAGAAGGAGCTGCAGGCCCTGTACGCTCTGCAGGCGCTGATGGTGGAGATGGAACAGCCTGCCA ACCTGCTGCGGATGTTCTTCGACACACTGTACGACGAGGACGTGATCAAAGAGGAGGCCTTCTACAAGTGGGAGTCCAGCAAAGACCCCGCTGAGCAGCAGGGCAAGGGTGTGGCCCTCAAGTCCGTCACCGCCTTCTTCACTTGGCTCCGCGAGGCCGAGGACGAGTCGGACAACAGCTAG
- the eif4g1b gene encoding eukaryotic translation initiation factor 4 gamma 1 isoform X9 — MNKAPQPITGPPSAPHPAPSPGLSQPSFPPGQPPSVVFATPPPPQMNPTPQPRQPYYANRPSLPPSSGPRGVPPSSAPRPVAPTHVYQAGPGSQMMMISQQQLPFPSSPQGPAYFIPGQYRSATYVATPQQYPVPTGTPGFYPGTSPAEYGTYAGAYYPAQPQFTPSVQAAPVIMNPAPQQQQPPPQPPQHIPTKRERKQIRIRDPNQGGRDITEEIMSGGRSGSTPTPPQSAISGSESTAVAQANGENVTAAAIPAPVKPDDRGKPTPPPLSKTPELTKSEAIHTEASSSDTNTKPLPPSLPVDAPVIPGDTALNTIPTPPPSAPVADEMDAPPPREPTPTPPSAPEVPAYPAPIPDPVPTSAAQDKTDKKDTEVKEEEAVKEVESKPEVVTASLDTSLPSSSTTNGLVEVESASLSVTLPPTQLEAPLESPIAQPEELRLPNGLPLPAPQDPEVPAVSTAERDDSPIAEPDVVQQLVTPTHAPIPQTMPAPAVQTTSAPAIQTAPAPVVQTTPTKPSVLETVPTVALDVKAETSVPLPVAKGDMPAPMETAAVAATVPETAPTPPPPTAEEREDTPPPPATTPTPGETTMQAAVSVPKKKRKMKELNKKEAVGDLLDAFKEEQVVEASPEPEPAPAPETQAPAAAPPAQEEADLTWEDKEDKLDAENIQPEPPKTAATDKKYQYKEEQWKPINPEEKKKYDREFLLGFQFISASMNKPEGLPAISDVVLDKANKTPLRQLDPSRLPGINCGPDFTPSFANLGRPSMGGGGRGPAPGMGIGVGGPRRPQQGQRKEPRKIITSMSLNDDVQLNKAEKAWKPSVKKVTRSRGGEEVEESEPEQVKTQELFKRVRSILNKLTPQMFQQLMKQVTELTIDTEERLKGVIDLIFEKAISEPNFSVAYANMCRCLMGLKVPTTDKPGITVNFRKLLLNRCQKEFEKDKDDDEIFEKKQKELDAASGEEEKQRLLEELEEAKDKARRRSLGNIKFIGELFKLKMLTEVIMHDCIVKLLKNHDEESLECLCRLLSTIGKDLDFEKAKPRMDQYFNQMEKIIKERKTSSRIRFMLQDVLDLRRNNWVPRRGDQGPKTIDQIHKEAELEEHREQMKVQQALISKKESGGGPGGRMGGGGPGGRGGPHTPGRSNLPQDEGWNTVPISTKNRPIDTSRLSKITKTPVLDFNNQLLAPGGKGTWGSWGKGSSGGTSAKPADSGSDSGGRPATSTLNRFSALQQPPSSSGSSLDSDRRVPQRNSSSRDRGDRFDRSDRGSDRFDRRDDRRDDRDRNRLLVTKRSFSRENEERSREREHRGPADPVRRVASMTDERDRGSRDRARSKENVKRETAPTPPPPQTPTKPALTEEELDKKSTAIIEEYLHINDMKEALQCVQEMNSTQLLFVFVRQGLESTLERSTIAREHMGLLLHQLIKTGTLPTQQYYKGLQEILEVAEDMAIDIPHIWLYLAELITPMLHEGGIPMGQLFSEISKPLIPLGKAGVLLVHILTLLCKGMSHKKAGTMWREAGLSWKDFLPEDVDVNKFVTEKNVEFTLGNESEKSKKKELSSAELTKQLDRLIQDKADNQRIFDWIEANLDEQQTNSNMFVRALMTCICQSAIICENPYKVDSEQINQRAKLLQKYLKDEQKELQALYALQALMVEMEQPANLLRMFFDTLYDEDVIKEEAFYKWESSKDPAEQQGKGVALKSVTAFFTWLREAEDESDNS; from the exons CGGGGGCCTACTACCCAGCCCAGCCCCAGTTCACCCCCTCGGTGCAGGCAGCACCCGTTATCATGAACCCCGCTCCCCAGCAGCAACAGCCACCACCTCAGCCGCCCCAGCACATCCCCACCAAACGAGAACGCAAACAG ATCAGAATACGAGACCCTAACCAGGGAGGCCGAGACATTACAGAAGAGATTATGTCAGGGGGCCGCAGTGGCTCCACCCCAACTCCACCACAG TCAGCCATATCTGGATCAGAAAGTACAGCAGTGGCCCAGGCCAACGGTGAGAACGTGACAGCTGCTGCTATACCAGCACCTGTTAAACCAG ATGACAGAGGGAAGCCCACACCACCTCCTCTGTCAAAGACCCCTGAACTTACCAAGAGTGAGGCCATCCATACAGAGGCTTCTTCCTCTGACACAAACACTAAACCCCTTCCTCCCTCGCTCCCGGTGGACGCACCCGTCATCCCAGGTGACACCGCTCTCAACACTatccccacacccccacccagCGCTCCCGTTGCTGACGAGATGGACGCACCCCCACCCAGGGAACCCACTCCAACACCCCCATCGGCGCCTGAGGTGCCAGCCTACCCAGCACCCATTCCTGACCCTGTCCCCACCTCTGCTGCTcaagacaaaacagacaagaaGGACACggaggtgaaagaggaggaggcagtcAAAGAGGTGGAATCTAAACCAGAGGTTGTTACTGCCTCTTTGGACACATCGCTGCCTTCTTCCTCCACCACTAACGGATTGGTGGAGGTAGAGTCAGCAAGCCTGTCTGTCACGTTGCCACCCACTCAGCTGGAGGCTCCTCTGGAGTCTCCCATCGCTCAGCCTGAGGAGCTGCGCCTCCCTAATGGCCTGCCGCTGCCGGCCCCGCAAGACCCTGAGGTGCCCGCCGTCAGCACAGCCGAGCGCGACGACAGCCCCATTGCCGAGCCCGATGTCGTCCAGCAACTTGTCACGCCAACCCATGCACCCATTCCTCAGACAATGCCCGCACCCGCTGTCCAGACGACTTCTGCACCCGCCATCCAGACGGCACCCGCACCTGTCGTCCAGACAACACCCACTAAGCCCTCAGTCCTAGAGACAGTTCCTACAGTCGCCTTGGACGTCAAGGCAGAAACCTCAGTGCCGCTGCCTGTTGCCAAGGGGGACATGCCTGCTCCCATGGAGACGGCAGCCGTGGCCGCCACTGTCCCAGAAACGGcgcccacccctccccctccaacagcagaggagagggaagacacCCCCCCTCCGCCTGCAACAACTCCCACCCCCGGGGAAACTACTATGCAAG ctgctgtgtctgtgccaaagaaaaagaggaaaatgaaggaGCTGAACAAGAAGGAGGCAGTGGGAGACCTCCTGGATGCCTTTAaagag GAGCAGGTGGTGGAAGCCTCACCAGAGCCTGAGCCTGCCCCAGCACCGGAAACCCAGGCCCCTGCCGCTGCCCCTCCTGCCCAAGAGGAGGCAGACCTGACCTgggaggacaaggaggacaAACTGGATGCTGAGAACATCCAGCCTGAGCCTCCCAAGACAGCTGCCACTGACAAGAAGTACCAGTACAAAGAGG AACAATGGAAGCCCATCAacccagaggagaagaagaaatacGACAGGGAGTTTCTGCTGGGCTTCCAGTTCATCTCTGCCAGCATGAACAAGCCTGAGGGTCTGCCAGCCATCAGTGATGTCGTCCTAGACAAG GCTAATAAGACCCCTTTGCGTCAACTGGACCCCAGTCGTCTACCAGGGATCAACTGTGGCCCTGACTTCACACCCTCCTTTGCCAACCTTGGCAGGCCCAGTATGGGAGGAGGTGGTAGAGGACCA GCTCCAGGTATGGGCATAGGCGTTGGTGGGCCACGTCGACCCCAACAGGGCCAGAGGAAAGAGCCCAGGAAGATCATCACCAGCATGTCGCTTAATGACGACGTGCAGCTTAACAAGGCTGAGAAGGCCTGGAAACCCTCGGTGAAGAAAGTGACCCGCAGCCGTGGAGGGGAGGAGGTTGAAGAGAGCGAACCAGAACAGGTCAAGACCCAGGAGCTGTTCAAGCGGGTTCGCAGCATCCTGAACAAACTGACACCTCAGATGTTCCAACAGCTGATGAAGCAGGTGACAGAGCTGACCATagacacagaggagaggttGAAAGGAGTCATAGACCTCATCTTCGAGAAGGCCATCTCAGAGCCAAACTTCTCGGTGGCCTACGCCAACATGTGCCGCTGCCTTATGGGG CTGAAAGTCCCCACCACAGATAAGCCGGGAATCACTGTGAATTTCCGCAAGCTGCTACTCAACCGCTGCCAGAAGGAGTTTGAGAAggacaaagatgatgatgagatttttgagaagaagcagaaagagCTGGATGCTGCCTCAGGG gaggaagagaaacagcGCCTCTTAGAAGAGCTAGAGGAGGCAAAGGACAAGGCCAGGAGGCGCTCGCTGGGCAACATCAAGTTCATTGGTGAGCTGTTCAAGCTAAAGATGCTGACAGAGGTCATCATGCACGACTGCATTGTTAAGCTGCTCAAGAACCACGACGAGGAGTCCCTGGAGTGCCTGTGTAGACTGCTGTCCACCATCGGCAAAGACCTGGACTTCGAGAAGGCCAAG CCTCGCATGGACCAGTACTTCAACCAGATGGAGAAGATCATCAAGGAGAGGAAGACCTCCTCCAGGATTCGCTTCATGCTGCAGGATGTGCTGGACCTCCGACGG AATAACTGGGTGCCCAGGCGAGGTGACCAGGGCCCCAAAACCATCGACCAGATCCACAAAGAGGCTGAGCTGGAGGAGCACAGGGAGCAGATGAAGGTCCAGCAGGCGCTTATCTCAAAGAAGGAGTCAGGTGGAGGCCCAGGGGGCAGGATGGGCGGAGGCGGTCCCGGAGGCCGCGGAGGTCCTCACACCCCAGGCCGCAGTAACCTTCCCCAGGACGAGGGCTGGAACACAGTGCCCATCTCCACCAAGAACCGACCCATCGACACCTCCCGCCTCAGCAAGATCACCAAG ACCCCAGTTCTTGACTTCAACAACCAGCTGCTTGCCCCCGGGGGTAAAGGCACCTGGGGCAGCTGGGGTAAGGGCAGCAGCGGCGGCACCAGTGCCAAGCCTGCAGATTCTG gctcAGATTCAGGCGGCCGTCCAGCCACTAGCACTCTGAACAGGTTCTCAGCCCTGCAgcagcctccctcctcctcaggctCCTCTCTGGACTCAGACAGACGAGTGCCACAAAG GAACAGCTCGAGTCGAGATCGCGGTGACCGGTTTGACCGCTCCGACCGAGGCAGCGACCGATTCGACCGACGGGATGACCGACGGGATGATCGTGACCGAAACCGGCTGTTGGTCACCAAGCGCAGTTTTAGCAGGGAGAATGAGGAGCGGAGTCGGGAAAGAGAACACCGCGGGCCGGCCGACCCTGTCCGTCGAGTAGCCAGCATGACCGACGAGAGGGATCGGGGCAGCAGAGACCGAGCCAGGAGCAAAGAGAATG tgAAGCGGGAGACTGctcccacccctccacctccccagaCGCCCACCAAGCCTGCCttgacagaggaggagctggacaaGAAATCCACAGCCATCATTGAGGAATACCTCCATATCAACGACATGAAG GAGGCGCTGCAGTGCGTGCAGGAGATGAACAGCACCCagctactgtttgtgtttgtgcggcAAGGTCTGGAGTCAACACTGGAGCGCAGCACCATCGCCAGGGAGCACATGGGcctgctgctgcaccagctgaTCAAGACTGGCACCCTGCCAACTCAGCAGTACTACAAAGG GCTTCAGGAGATCCTGGAGGTGGCTGAGGACATGGCCATAGACATCCCTCACATCTGGCTCTACCTGGCTGAGCTCATCACCCCCATGCTCCATGAGGGAGGCATCCCCATGGGACAGCTCTTCAG TGAGATCTCAAAGCCTTTGATCCCTCTGGGCAAAGCTGGAGTCCTGCTGGTCCACATCCTCACCCTACTCTGCAAAGGAATG AGCCATAAAAAGGCCGGCACCATGTGGAGGGAGGCAGGCCTCAGCTGGAAGGACTTCCTCCCAGAGGACGTGGATGTCAACAAGTTTGTGACAGAAAAG AATGTGGAGTTCACCCTGGGCAACGAATCAGAGAAGAGCaagaagaaggagctgagctcTGCAGAGCTGACCAAGCAGCTGGACAGACTGATCCAGGACAAGGCCGACAACCAGAGGATCTTTGACTGGATCGAG GCCAACCTGGACGAGCAGCAGACGAACTCCAACATGTTTGTCAGAGCGCTGATGACCTGCATCTGCCAGTCAGCCATCATCT GTGAGAACCCGTACAAGGTGGACAGTGAGCAGATCAACCAGAGGGCCAAGCTGCTGCAGAAATACCTGAAGGACGAGCAGAAGGAGCTGCAGGCCCTGTACGCTCTGCAGGCGCTGATGGTGGAGATGGAACAGCCTGCCA ACCTGCTGCGGATGTTCTTCGACACACTGTACGACGAGGACGTGATCAAAGAGGAGGCCTTCTACAAGTGGGAGTCCAGCAAAGACCCCGCTGAGCAGCAGGGCAAGGGTGTGGCCCTCAAGTCCGTCACCGCCTTCTTCACTTGGCTCCGCGAGGCCGAGGACGAGTCGGACAACAGCTAG